In Hahella sp. HNIBRBA332, the genomic window ATCCTTTACTGCGAAACGCCCTGGTGGACAGCCCGATTTGCGTATCAGCCTGAACATGCCGGGCAAGCACAATGTGTTGAACGCACTGGCGGTGATCGCGGTAGCCACCGATGAAGGTATTGCTGACGAAGCGATAGTCTCAGCACTGAATAAATTTCAGGGCGTGGGGCGTCGTTTCCAGGTTTATGGAAATTATCCGGTGGCGGAGGGCTCGGTCATGCTGGTTGACGACTATGGTCATCATCCCAGAGAGGTCGACGCCACTATCAAGGCGATTCGCGACGGTTGGCCGGATAAGCGTTTGGTGACGGTGTTCCAGCCGCATCGCTACACGCGCACTCGCGACCTGTATGAAGACTTCGTGCAGGTATTGTCCAAAGTGGATGTGCTGGTGCTTATGGACGTATATCCCGCGGGAGAAAAAGAAATCCCCGGGGCGGATGGACGCAGTCTCTGTCGCAGTATCCGGCAGCGTGGACAGCTTGATCCGATATTTATCGAGCGCGGGCAGGATGTAAAAGCGGTGTTGAGCGGCGTTCTTCAGGACGGCGATCTTCTGCTGACCCAAGGCGCGGGAGACATAGGCTCAGTGGCCGGAGTATTGGCTGAAGGCGGCCTGCAGTAGTAGCCATAGTCGATAGAAAGTAAGAGTGAACGATGACGCCAGAAACCAAACAACTGGTGTAACGAAGCAACAAGGTAATTAAAGCGTATATGACGGTCCTCAGTTGGGAAAAAGTAAAAGACCTGCCTCCTGCCGACTTCGGCAAAGTGGCGGTGCTGTTCGGAGGCGTATCCGCCGAGCGGGATGTGTCTCTGAAAAGCGGCGGGCAAGTGCTCGCGGCCTTACGTAACGCTGGTGTGGACTGTTTTCATATCGACCCGCGCGATGGTTTACAGCTCTTGTTGGACGGTGACTTTGATCGCGCATTCATCGTGTTGCACGGTCGCGGCGGAGAAGACGGAACCATGCAGGGACTGTTAACCCTGCTGAACAAGCCCTACACCGGTAGCGATGTTTTGGCGTCCGCCCTGGCCATGGATAAGCTGCGTACCAAACAGTTATGGGAAAGCATGGGCATTCCGACGCCTAAGTATGCGGTGCTGGACGCCAGCAGCGATTGGGATGCCATCGTAACGGAAGTGGGTGTGGGGCAGCCGCTGATGGTCAAGCCTGTTCATGAAGGCTCCAGTATCGGCATGCGTAGAGTGGTTTCCGCTGAAGAGTTGGAATCGGCGTATCTGGAAGCGGCGAAATTTGATTCAGTCGTTATCGCAGAACAGTGGATAACCGGCGCGGAATATACGGTTTCAATTCTGGGAGAGGACGCGTTACCGGCCATCAAGCTGGAAACTGACCGCCAGTTCTACGACTACGAAGCCAAGTATGTCGTGAACGACACGCGCTACATTCTGCCCTGCGGCTTACCTCAGGATAAAGAAGATGAACTCAAGACGCTGGCTCTGCGCGCCTACCGCGCCATTGGCTGCTCTGGATGGGGGCGGGTGGACATCATGTGTGACGCCGCCGGCCAGCCTTGGCTGTTGGAGGCGAACACGGTGCCTGGGATGACGGATCATAGTCTGGTTCCCATGGCCGCGAAAGCCTCTGGATTAAGCTTTGAGCAGCTGGTTTTGAGCATACTTGGAACAACATTGTAACCAGGGCGGCGATCGACCTGGATGGCAGTCAGGGACGACTGAATAAATTGAGATGTACGGACGTGCGTAACGGTAGTTGCGCCAAGGCAAGTAACTGAGAGTCGCTACAGCTAATGACGCCAACGAAGAAGCAGCTCGACAAATCACTTGGTTCCCGACGCGGCGCAACTGCGACCCGCGCCAGGGAGCGCGCCGACAAACGGAATACCGGGCCGGCTGCGATTGCGCGACTGCTGGCCTTTATCCCGTGGAATCGGGTGTTGCTGCATGTATCGATCTTTTGCTTTTGGCTGTTGGTGTTAAGCGCGTTGATCGCCGGCGTCAAATGGTTGGACCGTCCAGTCGCCACGGTTCAGGTAGTTGGTGAGTTGAACTACGTGAGCCGCGGAGAGGTGAAGGAGTTGCTGTCCCCGTTAATCAACGCCAGCTTTTTTACCTCTGATCTGGACGGCGTGCGAAAAAACCTGGAAGCCCATCCCTGGGTAAAACGGGCTTCCATCTCCAGATTGTGGCCGGACGCCGTACAAGTGGATCTGGAAGAAGAAGAGCCTTTTGTCAGATGGCGTAACCAGGGCTATATCAACGAAGCCGGTCGCTTGTTCGTTAAAGAAACCGGCGTAGTGGTGAATGGCCTGCCTGCTCTGATTGGACCTCCGCACAGCGAGCGGCTGGTGTTTGATAACTTTCAGAAATGGAAGGCGGAACTGTCCAAAGTGGGGTTGGATGTGAACGGCGTGATCATGGAGTCCAGAGGCGCATGGCTGATCAGCTTTACGGATGGGTGGGAGCTTAACCTGGGGAAGCAGGATGTTGAGGGGCGGCTGCACCGTTTTACTGTGCTGTTTGAGAAGAAACTGCACCAGGAGCGAGAAAAAATAGCGAGTGTTGACGCACGATACACCCGGGGGGTGGCGGTGAAATGGAAAGCAGACGTTACTCCGGAACAAGGTTGAATGTGAACTTTAAGACAGAGTCGAAATATATGGCGAGTTCGAGTGGGAATATGATTGTGGGGCTGGACATTGGCACATCCAAGGTGGTGGCCATTGTTGGGCAGAGAAATCAGGAAGGAGCGATTGAAGTTGTTGGCATCGGTTCCCATCCGTCACGCGGACTCAAACGGGGCGTTGTCGTCAATATCGAAACAACGGTCCAGGCCATACAACGTGCGGTGGAAGAGGCTGAGCTGATGGCTGGTTGCCGCATTCATTCGGTCTATGCAGGTATCGCGGGTAGCCACATCCGTAGCATGAACTCTCACGGCATCGTTGCGGTGCGCGATCGGGAAGTGGTGCAAGCGGACCTGGAAAGAGTTCTGGATGCGGCGCAGGCGGTGGCGATTCCTGCAGATCAGCGTGTGCTCCACGTCGTGCCGCAAGAATATGTCATCGACAATCAAGAAGGTGTGAAAGAGCCAGTAGGGATGTCCGGCGTGCGCCTGGAAGCCAAAGTACATTTGGTCACCTGTGCGGTTAACGCCTATCAGAACATTGAAAAGTGCGTGAAGCGTTGCGGGCTGGAAGTAGACGAAATCATCCTGGAGCAGCTTGCCTCCAGCTACGCAGTACTGACTGACGATGAAAAAGAATTGGGCGTGTGCGTCGTCGATATCGGCGGCGGCACGACTGATATCGCAATATTCACCGGCGGCTCTATTCGCCACACGGCGGTAATACCTATCGCTGGCGACCAGGTCACTAACGATATTGCGATGGCGTTGCGAACGCCGACGCAGAATGCAGAGGAAATCAAGATCAAATACGCCTGTGCGCTGACTCAGCTGGCAGGTGCGGATGAGACGATCAAGGTGCCGGGTGTGGGAGATCGCCCGTCGCGGGACTTAAGCCGGCAGTCGTTGGCGGAAGTTGTGGAGCCGCGCTATGAGGAGTTGTTCACCTTGATCCAATCAGAGTTGCGACGCAGCGGATATGAAGATCTCGTCGCCGCAGGGGTCGTGCTCACGGGAGGAACCTCCAGTATGGAGGGGGTCGTGGAGTTGGCGGAGGAGATTTTCCACATGCCGGTAAGGCTGGCGGTGCCGCAATGGGTCACCGGTCTGAGCGATGTGGTTAGCAATCCTATGTACTCCACCGCAGTCGGATTACTGCTCTATGGATTTAAACAGCAAGAACTCGGCCGGGGCTC contains:
- a CDS encoding cell division protein FtsQ/DivIB, whose product is MTPTKKQLDKSLGSRRGATATRARERADKRNTGPAAIARLLAFIPWNRVLLHVSIFCFWLLVLSALIAGVKWLDRPVATVQVVGELNYVSRGEVKELLSPLINASFFTSDLDGVRKNLEAHPWVKRASISRLWPDAVQVDLEEEEPFVRWRNQGYINEAGRLFVKETGVVVNGLPALIGPPHSERLVFDNFQKWKAELSKVGLDVNGVIMESRGAWLISFTDGWELNLGKQDVEGRLHRFTVLFEKKLHQEREKIASVDARYTRGVAVKWKADVTPEQG
- a CDS encoding D-alanine--D-alanine ligase, with amino-acid sequence MTVLSWEKVKDLPPADFGKVAVLFGGVSAERDVSLKSGGQVLAALRNAGVDCFHIDPRDGLQLLLDGDFDRAFIVLHGRGGEDGTMQGLLTLLNKPYTGSDVLASALAMDKLRTKQLWESMGIPTPKYAVLDASSDWDAIVTEVGVGQPLMVKPVHEGSSIGMRRVVSAEELESAYLEAAKFDSVVIAEQWITGAEYTVSILGEDALPAIKLETDRQFYDYEAKYVVNDTRYILPCGLPQDKEDELKTLALRAYRAIGCSGWGRVDIMCDAAGQPWLLEANTVPGMTDHSLVPMAAKASGLSFEQLVLSILGTTL
- the ftsA gene encoding cell division protein FtsA, coding for MASSSGNMIVGLDIGTSKVVAIVGQRNQEGAIEVVGIGSHPSRGLKRGVVVNIETTVQAIQRAVEEAELMAGCRIHSVYAGIAGSHIRSMNSHGIVAVRDREVVQADLERVLDAAQAVAIPADQRVLHVVPQEYVIDNQEGVKEPVGMSGVRLEAKVHLVTCAVNAYQNIEKCVKRCGLEVDEIILEQLASSYAVLTDDEKELGVCVVDIGGGTTDIAIFTGGSIRHTAVIPIAGDQVTNDIAMALRTPTQNAEEIKIKYACALTQLAGADETIKVPGVGDRPSRDLSRQSLAEVVEPRYEELFTLIQSELRRSGYEDLVAAGVVLTGGTSSMEGVVELAEEIFHMPVRLAVPQWVTGLSDVVSNPMYSTAVGLLLYGFKQQELGRGSQHRGEPAENLFQRLKNWFMGNF